Within Candidatus Methanomethylicota archaeon, the genomic segment TTTGAGTATCTTTTCATAAGCACATCCCTTGCCGTTTTCCAGTTTACGGCAACTTCATTTAGTCTCCTCCTAACAATTTTGTTAACGTACTCTTTCATTTTATCTTCACGTTTAACTTTTCCCTCAACCCAGCTTACGGATATAAGTCCCTCATTTTTCAAGTGTCTTAATGCTCTGTATACTTGTTTTGGATCTACCTGTTCTCCTAATTCATCCTCTAATTCCTCTATGAGTGTGTTTATTGGTATCTCCCTTTCTTCATGTAGGCATATTGTTGCTATTAAGTTTTGAGTTATCTTCTGGATGTTCTCGTAGTAAATTTTTGCTATTCTTCTACGGTATTGGAATTGTTCTAAGTATTTATCATACCTCTTATAGAATACCCTCTTTATTGCTTCTGCTAGGGATATATAGGTTAACAGTATTAGTGCCAATGCCATGTAGAATTGTGGTGGTGGTTGTACGAATTTGAAGTATCCACCTATGGGTGTTAATGGCAATATTAGTGCTAATGCAACTATTGCTAAATTGTTTATTAGTAGGTATCTGCTTGGAATACTCTTCCAGAATGGTCTCTTGGTTCTTATGGAGAATATTACTAGCGTTTGTGATGTTAGTGATTCCATGAACCATGCTGTTTGGAATAGTGCTTCTGAAGCTTTGAATATGAATAGCATTGTGAAGAATGTTATGAAGTCGAATAGTGAACTTACTGGCCCTAGGTATAGCATGAAGGCTCTAATGAATTTCATGTTCCACCTTTTAGGTTTCTCTATGTATTCTGG encodes:
- a CDS encoding cation transporting ATPase C-terminal domain-containing protein, which encodes PEYIEKPKRWNMKFIRAFMLYLGPVSSLFDFITFFTMLFIFKASEALFQTAWFMESLTSQTLVIFSIRTKRPFWKSIPSRYLLINNLAIVALALILPLTPIGGYFKFVQPPPQFYMALALILLTYISLAEAIKRVFYKRYDKYLEQFQYRRRIAKIYYENIQKITQNLIATICLHEEREIPINTLIEELEDELGEQVDPKQVYRALRHLKNEGLISVSWVEGKVKREDKMKEYVNKIVRRRLNEVAVNWKTARDVLMKRYSKINQEYMDIIRQLSKIEHK